In Osmerus mordax isolate fOsmMor3 chromosome 27, fOsmMor3.pri, whole genome shotgun sequence, the sequence AGCGCACCGTGTGGCACCGGCCGGCCGCCTGCGACATCATCCCCCTGGCCAAGCTGCAGACGCTCAAGCAGCACACcgacgccgccgccgccgccgcgccccgcggggggggaggaggaggaggagggggggggaagggcgtCGGCCGACAACAGCCCGGGGAGGAACAGCGGCGTGAGCAGGGAGGGGAGCACGTCGTCCTCGCTGGACCAGGAGCTGAGCGACAAGCAGGCCAGCCGGGAGGACACGGACAGGTGAGCGGACCAacacctgacctctgaccctgacctctgaccctgacctCTAACCCTGACCTCTAACCCTGACCTCTAACCCTGACCTCTAACCCCCCTCGACTCTAACCCTGACCTCTAATCCTGACCTCCATCCCTCGACTCTAACCCTGACCTCTAACCCCGACCTCAAACCCTGGCCTCCATCCTTCGACTCTAACCCTGACCTCTAACCCTGACCTCCATCCCTCGACTCTAACCCTGACCTCCATCCCTCGACTATAACCCTGACCTCTAACCCTGGCCTCCATCCCTCGACTCTAACCCTGGCCTCCATCCCTCGACTCTAACCCTGACCTCTAACCCCGACCTCAAACCCTGGCCTCCATCCTTCGACTCTAACCCTGACCTCTAACCCTGACCTACATCCCTCGACTCTAACCCTGAACTCCATCCCTCGACTATAACCCTGACCTCTAACCCTGGCCCCTCCATCCCTCGACTCTAACCCTGACCTCTAACCCTGGCCTCCATCCCTCGACTCTAACCCTGACCTCTAACCCTGGCCTCCATCCCTCGACTCTAACCCTGACCTCTAACCCTGGCCTCCATCCCTCGACTCTAACCCTGACCACAACCTGACCACTAACCTCCCTCAGTAACCACTCATGGTTGAGGGGTCGAACGCTGACGTTCAGACCACAGGTGGAGCGAAACACGGACCAAAAGAAAGGACAAGTCACTGACCACGACACGTCAAACACAACCATGCTAGGATGTCCAGTTCTGTCTCACTATATCTCTCTGTCCACCATTAaatctgtcatctctctctctctatctctctctctctttctatacctCTTTGTTTCTCCATtgtgctctttttctctccctccctctctctctctccctctctctctctctctctctctcctctctctctctctctctctctctctctctctctctctctctctctctctctctctctctctcccagcctctatcGATTGGACGATTTTCTCCACTCTGAATGGTTCTTTCACCTTcagtgttcctcctcctcctctactcattcagcctccctctctcaccacctctctcaccgtctctcACCACCCCTCGCTCGCTCCGTCTCTAACGAGTCTGTCTCTCGCTCATTAGCTGTAATCTGCTGCagttggctgtgattggtggacATGGTTGGCTGGGGGTCGCAGTGTCCTGTACATGTGttatctgctcctctccctgcctgcggcgacaagaggacacacacagtcacacacacacacagtcacacacacttacacactacaCTTACCTAACACTGTCCCTTGTCAGTGATTCTAACCACATACAAGCGGTTAGATCAGGCTTTTATGTACGAATCACCCAGAGTGATTCGTACTGGCTTTATGTATTTCAGTGCTGGGAAATTCTTGATAGTCTCTAGTATTCTAAGGTTAAGTCATTTTGAGATATGTTGTCCTTTTTGGTCATGTCATGTTTTCGGGCTACGCCTTTTTTCTTCAGTCATGTGGAATTTGTAGCCTCCTAGGGTTCTGTCACATCGGAAAAAGGATTTACTTAAGTTCAgggatttgttttttttggaaAATGTTAGTTGGTTCATGTTGGAAGCTTTGCAGTCATCTCTACTTCCGTCATGATGGAAGCTTTGGTCCTAGTGTAGCTCCGTGGGCTGATGGAAGTTGTAGTCCTAGTGTAGCTCTGTGGGCTGATGAAGCTGTAGTCCTAGTGTAGCTCCGTGGGCTGATGGAAGTTGTAGTCCTAGTGTAGACTGCATCACTCTCCAGACCATCAAGTGGACAGGACCTGCAGCTCCTCACAGCCCAGCCATCTCACAGATGGAGGGCGGCCGTTGACCTCAACACAGCTACGAACCCCCCCAGGAAGGCCAAGGATCCTAtttcggaggaggagaggagaggagagagagagagagagagagagagagagagagggagagggagagggggaggagggagggagggagggagggagggagggagggagggagggagggagggagggagggagggagggagggagggagagagggagagagggagagagggagagagggagagagggagagagggagagggagagggagagggagagggagagggagagggagagggagagggagagggagagaacagaggagagggagatttaAAGACTGGGCATCCTTGAGGTAGAAGAGACTGTCTTTCCTTGTTTCACCCCAGGTCCACTTCACCACCAGCTCCCTAAATCAGAGCTCCCTCCTTATTGATccacaagcctgtgtgtgtgtgtggtgtgtgtgtgtgtgtgtgtgtgtgtgtgtgtgtgtgtttgtgtgtatgtgtgtgtgtgtgtgtgtgtgtgtgtgtgtgtgtgtgtgtgtgtgtgtgtgtgtgtgtgtgtgtgtgtgtgtgtgtgtgtagagtagcAGAGTTCAGTTTGGAGTTATACAACAACTTTTGAAGGACGTTCATACTGATGAAtagtgtatttgtgtctgtaaTAAACCATGCTGctagtgggtgtatgtgtgtatgcatgaacctttgtgtgtgtgtgtgtggtggtgtcagATCCATAATGCATATGAAGGAGGCCAGCTCTCACAGCCATCTGGAGCgcatgagagaggcagaggagtgacaTGCCGCAGCTGTCAGACCAAGCTGCCCTccttcacctgacacacacacaagcaagctgccctccttcacctgacacacacacaagcaagctgccctccttcacctgacacacacacaagcaagctgccctccttcacctgacacacacacaaccaagctgccctccttcacctgacacacacacaagaaagctgccctccttcacctgacacacacacaaccaagctgccctccttcacctgacacacacacaaccaagctgccctccttcacctgacacacacacaaccaagctgccctccttcacctgacacacacacaaccaagctgccctccttcacctgacacacacacacacacaaccagccagagggagagagacagagggatagagagaggtagagagagaggtagagagtcagaggaagagaaagagagatgtagagagtcagaggcagggagagagagagagaggtaggagggtAGAGGGTAGagagtcagaggagagagagagggagagaaatagatagatagagagtcagagggagagagagaggtaaagagtcagaggagagagagagagagggagcgagagaaatgGAGTTACGGACGAGATGACATGCTTGGCAGAATAGAAGATGGATCGAGAGATTTAGACTGttagtagagagagaaagagagagacagagagagagagaccgaggaaGGGAGAagccgggtggagggagagatccGATATGGACAGAATGTGTAAATTGATTTGAAGGTCGAATGGCCATGAATAATTTataggcagggagaggagtcGAATGGCCATGAATAATTTataggcaggagaggaggaacaatGTTCACTTGTAGTAGgctgcagagagacagccagaggtgGAGATTTAAAGAAgtggagagcgagagatggaagGGAAACCGACTGACGAGGTGAACTACAATGATGGTGGGGAGTAGGTAAggcggagatagagagggagagaagagagagagagagaaagagagagggggagagggagagagagagagagagagagagggagagggagggagagaagagagagaaagagagagggagagaaagagagagagggagagggagggagggagagagagagagcgagagagagagagagagagagagagagagagagagagagtgggttgtAGCACTGGCGCTGGAACACATTGTGGTCCAAACCTACAGAGCCCTGTAATGGTGTATGCCTACCCTGTCATTACAGacgcaccactcacacacacacattagcgtacacacactctcacacacacacgttagcatacacacacgttcacacgcaCCCAGACGAATACACACATGAAtgtacacactgtcacacacaaccCAGACACATACAGGACTGACGCACAAACAtaccatagacacacaaacacacatgcccatATTGGCCTCTCTTGTATGCAGCCCTGTCTTGGGAATCAAGGCATGGAACCATCGGAAGCCAAGGATGGCCAATGCTGGAATCGATTTCACACCTcattctttctccccctctctctccctctctctccacacacacacactctttctctcccactctcatcCTGTATTTgtctcacacacctccctccattACTTGGCCGCTTCACATACAGACTCTCAAAAGGGCTCTCATAGCTCGTATGAAAACAACCAGCGAATCTACATCCTGTCCCGATTCTGCGGGAAGAGCAGAGGACGACCACCAAATCTCTTTTGCCGTAGATGAACCTCCCAGCTTTTCAAATAGGATAAGGCAGAATCCCattactctgtcttaccccttacccctagcccttagtttaccctaGCCCTTagccctcgaaactgagggtaagggctacatagccctatgaaaatgagacaccacttggttacggttacgaatatcgatgtctccaaagcaagtagtgttatgcactgatatcaaacgtaATTCGCTGCTGatggagtttagttaaaactgtagacatgcatggagtccattcaaggctaatcagagaaatgcggtactgttgtgcaaatcagcaatgtaacgttagcgtagcaaactagcgattttttAAAACTTTTCGATTAagacatggttgcaaatacatatgtacgGGACTGTGTAGATCACTAAACAAGACTGTCAccatttttttaatcaattatttaagccgaaaatattacatttatgggactctggctgatctggccgccattgttgcagtagcgcagtattcacatacctctaggtttcaagtaagctcccgaaaaaacttggttttaaggggtgtatacccctttgTTTAGCCCTACCActcgatcaaaaagagtattgggaaaCCACGTACTCTCAAAGGAAtgcgcaaaactaagggctaggggtaaggggtaggggtaagacagatattattattagtattgggattcggcctagaGACCTGCCTGGAGACTCACTGTACTAAACTGATATTATGATAGGGTGAGATATGAAATCATAAACTTGATTAAACGGGTGTCTTTTATGGCGGTAGGTGCTGTTTATTGCCAGAAAGATCCCATTCAGTAGCACCGAAGTGTTCTTAATAAGGAGCTGTAAACAGAACGTGTTGTTAAAAGAACTGCCTTTGGGATGCTAGAAGTTTAAAAGCGATGAATTGGGTCTCGTTCCTGTAATTGCTGCTGTTGCCTATGGAGCCTGgccctgtctctgcctgccccAGACTGGCTTTCCCTGGGGTCAGCAGTCCTTCTGGACTCCAAATTATCACACACTCTATATCACAcgatcaaacacacacttggCACCTCTTTATCACTGTCCCCTGTGCCACAAAGTATACTGTAATTAACTTtcccgctttctctctctccctctatctctctccctctatctctctccctctatctctctccctccccctcttctccctgcttctccctccctctctctctttctcacttgatctctcctccctctccctcctctcccttcctctatctctctctctatccctccctctctctctctttcctctctctccctctctctctcttcctctcacgcTCTCAGGACCTCTCCGTTTCGATGGAACACCGGCACCAAGGAGCGCATGCTCATCAAGGTGACGGACCGCGAGCCCCAGCTTCCTGTCCCACCAGGGGAACGGCTACTCCCCCTGcgaccccccgaccccggccgTCCCCTCGGGGGGGGCACGGCCCCCCGGGCGCGGCGCTCCTCCGGTGGCGGCGGTGCGTCCGAGCCCGACGGCTCCCCCGCCCTGTACGCGGAGCGCCGCCAGTCGCCCTTCCTCAAGCGGGCGGAGCTGGGCGGCACGGGCACCCACCGCCGCTCCTCGGGCGACTCGCAGCCCCCGTCGCCCCGCTACGCCTACGAGCCCCCCCTGTACGAGGAGCCCCCCTCGGAGTGCCAGCCGCCGCCGCCCCCCATCTACGAGGAGCCGCCCACCGACCTCCGCGGCCACGCCGACGCCTCCGCCCCGTACGGCACGGGCAAGTCGCCCGCCCGCAAGCCCTACCACTCGCCCAAGCAGAGCCACTCCCCCTACGGCCAGCTGGTGCTCACCCGGCAGAAGTGTCCGGAAAAGACCCAGAGCCTCGAGTACAGCCCCGCCGGGAAGGAGTACGTCAAACAGCTGGTCTACGTGGAgcagtcctcctccagcccgcGCTTCAAGACGGCCGACCGCCTGCTCCGCTACGGCGCCTCCCCCGGGCGGCTACGGGGGCTCGTACGGCGGCTCGTACACCCTGCAGCACAGCCAGTCCTCATCCGGGACCCGCGGCTGCTGCTGGACTACGGCGgcgaggggggcgagggaggccaGAGGCTGCTGTACGAGGACAGCATGTCCTGGAGCTCCAGCCAGCAtcactcgctctcctcctccggcGCCGgcggcttctcctcctcccccggggGGAACCGCAAGCGCAAGAGCCGCAAGCCTCGCTGCCCCCGGAGCTGGGGCGCGGCGGCGGGGAGGGCGGGGAGCGCGAGGGCAGCGGGACGCTGTCGGAGGCGGTGGCGGCGCAGGCGAGGCTGGCGTGGGAGGCGCAGCAGGTGATGAAGCAGAGGAGCAGCTGGGATTCGGGGCAGGGCGGGGGCGGAGGCGCCGGGGTCCTGGGAAGCGGGGGCTCCAAGGACGGCTACGAGAGCGACGGGGcatgcccctgcccctgcccggCCCGGTGGTGAGGGCATTTAGCGAGGACGAGGCGCTGGCCCAGAGCGACGGCCACCACTGGAAGAGGAGCACTTTCGACCGGCTGGGCTTCCCCACGCCCTGCTGGAGAAGAGCCTCTCCGTCCAGACCAACCTGGCCTCACCGAGCCGTACCTCCACCCctcgcaggtacacacacacatacagggagtcaggtggctgagcggttaaggaagcgggctagtaatcagaaggttgccggttcgattcccggccgtgcaaaatgacgttgtgtccttgggcaaggcacttcaccctacttgcctcgggggtatgtccctgtacttactgtaagtcgctctggataggagcgtctgctaaatgactaaaatgtaaaaaatgtaaatataggaGACACTTGGCTCTACAACACGCAGCCAGGTTTTGGTTCATATTCTCTCGCTCACAGACACGCCCAAGCATGCGGTCATGAATTTTTCATGTCGTGCAGAGAATTCTTTTAAGAGCTGGAGCCGGGAAGGAGGTCCTGATATTGGCTTATGTAATATCCATGCCGCCATTACCCAGAGCCGCTCTCTCTGAACAAGACAGGGATCAGACCAGGCccttcgcgcacacacacacacacccataccaacacacacacgcgtacactccaaaacacatgcacagaaacggacacacacacacacccctcgcacacacacacacacacaaacgtccaCCCCCGCAGCCAAACGCGGGCTCTCCCCGGCCCCTGGTGCGTGGGGGCCCACTGGTGCGTGGGGGCCCCCCAGTGTGCAGTAGCGATGTGAGAGAccagacagcaggccctgaTTCTGGGTGTGAAgacagtctggagccctgccacACTTAAAGGGGGACTGGCTCAGAATTAGAGGCCAAtttcctcctcacctcatccctccagttccctccctccctctcacacactcctttGTTCGCCCGATGATAGCTTTCCGTCGACGGCTGTTAAAAGCGAGGTGAAAACGTCCTGGAGTTGCAGCGATCGGGGGCCCTGTCTAAAGGCTTCAGCCCAAGTGAGGGGCTGTGGAGAGGGGCGTCCAGGCAGGGATGGGGGCAGtgggagggcgagggagggcaggaggtgcaccctctctctctctctctctctctttgtctcccttcctctctctcccttcctctccgtctctcttctgGATCAGGTGGTTTTTGTGATAGGAAGGGCGCACAGAGAGATCTCCTCTGTCAGGTCCGATGCCCCTTGCCCCCTTCCTAGCGCCCAACCAGTCAGCTTCTTTAAACCCCGCCCCTGGTCCCTGCTGGCCAGGTGCACTGTGGGTAATTGCTGGGGGATACTGGCACCTTCACCGGAGTGTGAGCACACATTAACATCAAATATGAGAGTTTAGGTGATCGTTAAGGTGCAACCAGACACTGCTGAATTCTCACCTAAACTCTAATATTGAATATGCAGTAGAATATGAGAGGATAGAGGGGGTCGTTCTCCACCTCTCACCCCGACACTTTTTCTGTGGGTGGAGAACCCTGAAGACGTTTCTGCAGGAGAGATTTGTCAGGctaattatctctctctctcactccagacCGAGACAGTTTTGTCTCTTTTATTCACCCCCTGTCCTCTTTAATTATGATTGTGCTACAACAGAACAAAGCAATGTTAatcaacccctccccctcctctctctgcctctctctctctctccctctgtctccctctcctgctgtttcttctccccccactctctctctccttccctttccacttcctctctcccttcctctcctactctctgtcattctctttatttcccctcgctctccctcccgtccaatccctctctctccctcccttccttccccactctctttctccatctccctctcgctATCTGTCTcgcccccctgctctctccctccctccctccctccctccctccctccctccctccctccctccctccctccctccctccctccctccctccctcccctccctccctccctcccctccctccctccctccctcccctccctccctccctccctccctccctccctcggggtctcccccctcctcccagtcgGAGGACCTGGTGCGTGTGCCCAGTTTGAGGCGAGCAGGAACGCCCGCAACATGATGCCCAGCGCCAGCTGCGGTGTCTTCCCGAGTTCACGCTGCGCAAGCCGTCCTCGGAGACCGACATCGAGAACTGGGCTTCAAGCACttcaacaaacacactcaggtaGCTACggcaactcctctctctctctctctctctctctctctctctctctctctctgtctctctctctctctctctcccaaccctcccccccccccacacacacacacacaagaggcgGAAGCCGAATGATCCCCacaacaccctccctctccggTCCCCACCAGGGCCTGTTCCGGAGGAAGGTGTCCATCGCCAACATGCTGGCGTGGAGCAGCGAGCCCATCAAGAAGCCCATGATCGTGACGTCTGACCGCATGGTGAAGAAGGAGGCGGTGGAGATCTTCAAGCTGGTGCAGACCTACATGGGGGACCGGCGCTCCAAGATCCACCCCCTCACCGTGGCCCTGGAGGTGGGGACCGCgcgctctctctgactctctctgactctctctctctgactctgtctctctctgactctctctctctctctgactctctctctctctctctgactctctctctctgactctctctctctgactctctctgtctccaactCTCTTTgactctatttttctctctgtgactctccctctctctctctgactgtctctctccttgtctctttctcgatctctccctgacatttctcttctctctccgctTCACGTCCTCTATTTCATTTCCCGCGTGCTCCTTTTCAAAACCAGTCACTTGGAAACAATCCGCTGAGtcctgttctcccccccccccacccccccgtgtgtgcgtatccgtgtgtgtgtgtgtgcgtatccgtgcgtgcgtgtgtatccgt encodes:
- the arhgap39 gene encoding LOW QUALITY PROTEIN: rho GTPase-activating protein 39 (The sequence of the model RefSeq protein was modified relative to this genomic sequence to represent the inferred CDS: inserted 8 bases in 8 codons; deleted 6 bases in 5 codons); the protein is MADYCRPASSPGTEAEVCQAQPGLDGEQGPKASQRSTSRFYYYNASTQRTVWHRPAACDIIPLAKLQTLKQHTDAAAAAAPRGGGGGGGGGGRASADNSPGRNSGVSREGSTSSSLDQELSDKQASREDTDRTSPFRWNTGTKERMLIKVTDREPSFLSHQGNGYSPCDPPTPAVPGGGTAPRARRSSGGGGASEPDGSPALYAERRQSPFLKRAELGGTGTHRRSSGDSQPPSPRYAYEPPLYEEPPSECQPPPPPIYEEPPTDLRGHADASAPYGTGKSPARKPYHSPKQSHSPYGQLVLTRQKCPEKTQSLEYSPAGKEYVKQLVYVEQSSSSPRFKTADRLLRYGASPGGYGGSYGGSYTLQHSQXLIRDPRLLLDYGGEGGEGGQRLLYEDSMSWSSSQHHSLSSSGAGGFSSSPGGNRKRKSRKPXLPPELGRGGGEGGEREGSGTLSEAVAAQARLAWEAQQVMKQRSSWDSGQGGGGGAGVLGSGGSKDGYESDGAXPLPLPGPVVRAFSEDEALAQSDGHHWKRSTFDRLGFPXALLEKSLSVQTNLASPXPYLHPSQSEDXGACAQFEASRNARNMMPSASCGVFPXFTLRKPSSETDIENWAXKHFNKHTQGLFRRKVSIANMLAWSSEPIKKPMIVTSDRMVKKEAVEIFKLVQTYMGDRRSKIHPLTVALEVAVRGWSSQGLRDELYIQLCRQTTENFRYDSLERGWELMAVCLAFFPPTPRFHSYLEGYIYRHMDPLNDTKGVAISSYAKYCYRKLQKAALTGAKKGLQKPCLEEIKHARNAIFSPSMFGSSLEEVMSLQKERYPDRQLPWVQTRLSEEVLGLNGDQTEGIFRVPGDIDEVNALKLQVDQWKIPTGLEDPHIPASLLKLWYRELEEPLIPHEFYEECITHYDSPEAAVNVVLGLPHINKLVLCYLIRFLQVFAQPANVVITKMDVNNLAMVMAPNCLRCQSDDPRIIFENTRKEMSFIRVLIQRLDTSFMDGML